Proteins encoded in a region of the Zea mays cultivar B73 chromosome 2, Zm-B73-REFERENCE-NAM-5.0, whole genome shotgun sequence genome:
- the LOC103649195 gene encoding uncharacterized protein: MAENDYLLSGGLEGIGSTGKKCEVARRRNGLDTNKRKKAKKGQPDAIDGGPTGRELNIGQASFHSEPSNASNQFIPDQLMQGHYVLDHNFGPGSSQNLHDNLNQFDQASSAPTLQQQPFTGNGQLTQFVEPTPQIDHQNGDEGQSSIPVWDFL, encoded by the exons ATGGCTGAGAATGACTATCTACTTAGCGGTGGCCTTGAAGGTATTGGTTCTACTGGAAAGAAGTGTGAAGTCGCTCGCCGAAGAAATGGTTTAGATACCAACAAGCGAAAGAAAGCAAAAAAAG GGCAACCTGATGCAATAGATGGTGGGCCAACAGGAAGAGAGTTGAATATCGGACAAGCAAGTTTCCATTCAGAACCGAGCAACGCTTCAAACCAGTTCATCCCAGACCAATTGATGCAG GGACATTATGTGCTTGACCACAATTTCGGGCCAGGTAGCTCGCAGAACCTTCACGACAATCTGAACCAATTCGATCAG GCTTCCTCGGCTCCTACCTTGCAACAGCAGCCGTTTACCGGGAATGGTCAACTGACCCAG TTTGTGGAGCCAACCCCCCAGATTGACCATCAGAATGGCGATGAGGGTCAGTCGTCAATACCAGTGTGGGATTTTCTTTGA